The following proteins are encoded in a genomic region of Cellulomonas sp. ES6:
- a CDS encoding YgjP-like metallopeptidase domain-containing protein → MRRSRRRSRTVTAYREGGRTIVAIPARFTRAQEREWVRRMLDRLATQEQRRRPSDDQLVRRASELSTRYLGGRAVPSSVRWSGNQGRRWGSCTVADGSIRLSDRLRGMPSWVTDYVLLHELAHLLHAGHGPEFWAELTTYPRTERARGFLEGYSFAERAPGDPVDGPDAEPEPDPEAD, encoded by the coding sequence GTGCGCCGCTCGCGCCGCCGGTCGCGGACGGTGACGGCCTACCGCGAGGGCGGCCGGACGATCGTCGCCATCCCCGCCCGGTTCACGCGCGCGCAGGAGCGCGAGTGGGTGCGCCGCATGCTCGACCGGCTCGCCACGCAGGAGCAGCGCCGCCGGCCGTCCGACGACCAGCTCGTGCGGCGGGCGTCGGAGCTGTCCACGCGCTACCTGGGCGGGCGCGCGGTCCCGTCGAGCGTGCGGTGGTCCGGCAACCAGGGCCGGCGGTGGGGGTCCTGCACGGTGGCGGACGGCAGCATCCGGCTGTCCGACCGGCTGCGCGGCATGCCGTCGTGGGTGACCGACTACGTGCTGCTGCACGAGCTCGCGCACCTGCTGCACGCGGGGCACGGGCCGGAGTTCTGGGCCGAGCTGACGACGTACCCGCGCACGGAGCGGGCGCGGGGGTTCCTCGAGGGCTACTCGTTCGCCGAGCGCGCCCCCGGCGACCCCGTCGACGGGCCGGACGCGGAGCCCGAGCCGGACCCCGAGGCGGACTGA
- a CDS encoding WhiB family transcriptional regulator codes for MRLTTLLDTVNQGGSGPWPPAENASAADVQFDALVAGLIPCRSNDPELWFAERTAEVEQAKALCRTCPLLEGCLAGAVERQEPWGVWGGEVFVGGQVVAVKRGRGRPRKDASPAA; via the coding sequence GTGCGGCTCACCACGCTGCTCGACACGGTCAACCAGGGCGGTTCCGGACCCTGGCCCCCCGCCGAGAACGCCAGCGCCGCCGACGTGCAGTTCGACGCCCTCGTCGCCGGGCTCATCCCGTGCCGGTCGAACGACCCGGAGCTCTGGTTCGCCGAGCGCACCGCCGAGGTCGAGCAGGCCAAGGCGCTGTGCCGGACCTGCCCGCTGCTCGAGGGCTGCCTCGCCGGCGCCGTGGAGCGCCAGGAGCCGTGGGGCGTCTGGGGCGGGGAGGTCTTCGTCGGTGGCCAGGTCGTCGCCGTCAAGCGCGGCCGCGGCCGGCCCCGCAAGGACGCCAGCCCGGCGGCCTGA
- a CDS encoding DUF5679 domain-containing protein: MAETYAGEFYCVKCKEKRQAEGEVVVSESGRRMAKATCPVCGTKLNRILGKA, encoded by the coding sequence ATGGCCGAGACCTACGCCGGCGAGTTCTACTGCGTGAAGTGCAAGGAGAAGCGCCAGGCCGAGGGCGAGGTCGTCGTGTCCGAGTCCGGGCGCCGCATGGCCAAGGCGACGTGCCCGGTGTGCGGCACCAAGCTGAACCGCATCCTCGGCAAGGCCTGA
- a CDS encoding ThiF family adenylyltransferase — MQLRAGLRVVRRALDEVQLGTDTRWAVRVSGLTPEQADRLARAGDRRLDPWLPAELLEDLAAAGAIRPRRPREARVPPASAPDAHAYALTRAHEDGGDVLRARARATVAVAGLGRTGLALAQSLAAAGVGALVLDDAAPVRPSDVGTGAGEADVGRPRDEVAAGLLRAAAPHVRLRPAGRTAPDVAVTVAADVADPGTALHLLTTGVPHLAVVLREADALVGPFVRPGSGLACVRCLDLHHADADPAWPLVLAQLGLRERGDRAGVPAALAHVAAGLATAEVLTHLDGGTPRTAGARYEIALPAVEPRRRRWAAHPDCGCAALAT; from the coding sequence GTGCAGCTCAGAGCGGGGCTCCGCGTGGTCCGGCGCGCACTGGACGAGGTGCAGCTCGGCACGGACACCCGCTGGGCGGTCCGGGTCAGCGGACTGACGCCGGAGCAGGCGGACCGGCTGGCACGCGCCGGCGACCGCCGGCTCGACCCGTGGCTGCCCGCCGAGCTGCTCGAGGACCTCGCCGCGGCCGGCGCGATCCGGCCCCGGCGCCCGCGTGAGGCCCGCGTGCCCCCGGCATCGGCGCCGGACGCGCACGCCTACGCCCTGACCCGCGCGCACGAGGACGGCGGGGACGTCCTGCGTGCCCGGGCCCGCGCGACGGTGGCCGTCGCCGGACTCGGTCGCACGGGCCTCGCCCTGGCGCAGTCGCTCGCGGCGGCGGGTGTCGGTGCGCTCGTCCTCGACGACGCCGCCCCGGTCCGTCCGTCCGACGTCGGCACGGGCGCGGGCGAGGCGGACGTCGGCCGGCCCCGGGACGAGGTGGCCGCCGGCCTGCTGCGCGCGGCCGCCCCGCACGTGCGGCTGCGGCCGGCCGGTCGCACGGCTCCCGACGTCGCCGTGACCGTGGCCGCGGACGTCGCCGACCCCGGCACCGCGCTGCACCTGCTGACCACCGGCGTCCCGCACCTGGCGGTCGTCCTGCGGGAGGCCGACGCGCTCGTGGGGCCGTTCGTGCGGCCGGGGTCCGGGCTGGCGTGCGTGCGCTGCCTCGACCTGCACCACGCCGACGCCGACCCGGCGTGGCCGCTGGTGCTCGCCCAGCTCGGCCTCCGCGAGCGGGGCGACCGCGCGGGCGTCCCCGCTGCGCTCGCGCACGTCGCCGCCGGGCTCGCGACCGCGGAGGTGCTGACCCACCTGGACGGCGGGACGCCGCGGACGGCGGGCGCCCGGTACGAGATCGCGCTGCCGGCGGTGGAGCCCCGGAGACGACGGTGGGCGGCGCACCCGGACTGCGGGTGCGCCGCCCTCGCGACGTGA